A single region of the Lacipirellulaceae bacterium genome encodes:
- the tatC gene encoding twin-arginine translocase subunit TatC: protein MPETSPPDASDSAKEDDFENTKMSFGQHLEELRSALFKALIALLTGTIFGLFIGWDIVAYIQTPLKEALVEHYREQAAAQELARLEALKAEGEPVPEDLDAAAKEFAARGLVPQEVWIDPAELAKLNPGLLNEDAVPKPKGEVSSQLPERKDLLKIRLYRPVENDPRVRVIGLQAHEPFMVYIKASLVAGAIFASPLIFYFIWDFVAAGLYRHERKYIYLYLPFSLGLFLAGAALAFYVAFDYVLAFLFKFYAWTETDPSMQLSEWMSFVLLLPLGFGISFQLPLVMLLLERIGVFTVEAYLSKWRIAILVIAILSMVLTPADPQSMIVMGVPLVVLYFLGIGLCRFMPGRRESTK, encoded by the coding sequence ATGCCTGAGACCTCTCCACCTGACGCCTCAGATTCCGCCAAGGAAGACGACTTCGAGAATACGAAGATGTCCTTCGGTCAACATCTTGAAGAGTTGCGTTCGGCGCTCTTCAAAGCATTGATCGCCCTGCTGACGGGGACGATTTTCGGTCTGTTCATTGGTTGGGATATCGTTGCCTACATCCAGACGCCGCTCAAAGAAGCGCTCGTGGAACATTATCGCGAGCAAGCCGCTGCCCAAGAGCTAGCAAGGCTCGAAGCCTTGAAAGCGGAGGGCGAGCCCGTACCTGAGGATCTGGACGCTGCCGCGAAAGAGTTTGCTGCTCGCGGCTTAGTCCCCCAAGAGGTTTGGATCGATCCTGCGGAACTTGCCAAGCTCAACCCTGGGCTGCTCAATGAGGACGCCGTGCCGAAACCCAAGGGAGAAGTCTCTTCCCAGCTTCCGGAGCGTAAGGACTTGCTCAAAATCCGCTTGTATCGTCCCGTCGAGAATGACCCTCGGGTGCGTGTGATCGGCCTGCAGGCCCACGAGCCCTTTATGGTCTATATCAAGGCTTCTCTCGTAGCGGGGGCGATTTTTGCTAGCCCATTGATCTTCTATTTCATTTGGGACTTCGTCGCCGCAGGTTTGTACAGGCACGAGCGCAAGTACATCTACCTGTATTTGCCGTTTAGTCTTGGCTTGTTCTTAGCTGGCGCGGCACTCGCCTTCTATGTCGCTTTCGACTACGTATTGGCGTTTCTCTTTAAGTTTTACGCTTGGACAGAAACCGACCCGAGCATGCAACTGAGCGAATGGATGAGCTTCGTCTTGCTGCTGCCGCTGGGCTTTGGAATTAGCTTTCAACTGCCACTGGTGATGTTGCTCTTGGAGCGAATCGGCGTGTTTACCGTCGAAGCTTACTTGTCGAAGTGGCGTATCGCGATTCTTGTCATTGCGATTCTCTCCATGGTGCTCACGCCGGCTGACCCACAGAGCATGATCGTTATGGGAGTGCCGCTGGTGGTGCTCTACTTCTTGGGGATTGGGCTTTGTCGGTTCATGCCGGGGCGACGGGAGAGTACGAAATAG
- a CDS encoding class I mannose-6-phosphate isomerase — MRFTPLFRRYLWGGRRLATMLNKPIGEGDDYAESWEVVDHGDDQSVVEHGWLAGATLKELVEYHAGELFGGSACGEQFPLLMKLLDCNRTLSVQVHPNDEQGAKLDPPDLGKTEAWVVLAAEPGSKIYAGLKPGVGREDLAAALVAGECEKCLHAFEPSPGDCVFIPAGTVHALGAGLVIAEIQQASDTTFRLFDWNRVDADGNPRPLHIEQSLEVIDYARGPVAPQELLVIEEGSDGLSRERLVECDKFVLDRVRVSGSAELGGDDRFHLLSVIDGSLQVAGDPAEAPLSLGQTALVPSAAGSFEVAASGETTLLDIRLP, encoded by the coding sequence TTGCGTTTCACTCCTCTATTCCGACGCTATCTCTGGGGCGGTCGTCGGTTGGCGACCATGCTCAACAAGCCCATCGGCGAGGGAGATGACTACGCGGAAAGTTGGGAGGTGGTCGATCATGGAGACGATCAAAGCGTTGTCGAGCATGGCTGGCTGGCCGGTGCGACTCTGAAGGAATTGGTTGAGTATCACGCGGGAGAACTCTTCGGCGGGTCCGCCTGCGGTGAGCAATTCCCGCTTTTGATGAAACTGCTCGACTGTAATCGCACGCTTTCAGTACAAGTCCACCCCAATGACGAGCAGGGGGCGAAGCTCGATCCGCCCGACCTCGGCAAGACCGAAGCCTGGGTCGTGCTGGCCGCCGAGCCGGGCAGCAAGATTTACGCAGGGCTTAAGCCGGGTGTGGGCCGCGAGGATTTGGCTGCTGCGCTTGTAGCCGGGGAGTGTGAGAAGTGCCTGCATGCTTTCGAGCCGAGTCCGGGCGATTGCGTGTTCATCCCGGCGGGCACGGTCCACGCGCTGGGCGCGGGGCTGGTGATTGCGGAGATCCAACAAGCAAGCGACACAACGTTCCGGCTGTTCGACTGGAACCGAGTGGATGCCGACGGAAACCCTCGGCCTTTGCATATCGAGCAATCGCTGGAAGTGATCGACTACGCGCGGGGACCTGTCGCTCCGCAGGAACTACTCGTCATCGAAGAAGGGTCGGACGGGCTAAGCCGCGAGCGGTTGGTTGAGTGTGACAAGTTTGTACTGGATCGTGTTCGGGTATCCGGGAGCGCCGAACTGGGGGGTGACGATCGATTTCATTTGCTCTCCGTGATTGATGGCTCACTGCAAGTCGCTGGCGATCCAGCGGAAGCACCTTTGTCGCTGGGACAAACTGCTTTAGTCCCATCAGCGGCGGGCTCATTTGAGGTCGCGGCGAGCGGCGAAACGACTTTGCTCGATATTCGGCTGCCTTAA
- a CDS encoding pseudouridine synthase yields MGRPPRKKTKKQPNKRRPAKKATPARRRTAKRPHSKLSKASNLPGERLQKVLAAAGVASRRESETLITEGRVQVDGEVVSELGTRVEQDQEIRVDGEIITQAKRVYYAVHKPPGVVSTASDPSGRPRVIDLIPPEVGRVFNVGRLDMASEGLILLTNDGELANQLTHPRHGVEKTYEVQVAGNCDPEVLRQLRKGVYLAEGFAKVVNVKIKSRRKQSTVLEMVLDEGRNREIRRLFARVGHKVQKLTRVAVGPVRLGDLPRGAYRELTSQEVKKLRGAVDAPKRDRSNSEPAGVATQRKKPSTQKKKSAPKSKIRSKTPTKANSRKRKPGNKPGNRGSR; encoded by the coding sequence ATGGGTCGTCCACCTCGCAAGAAAACGAAGAAGCAACCAAACAAGCGGCGGCCCGCAAAAAAGGCAACGCCGGCTCGTCGTCGTACGGCTAAACGACCTCATTCGAAACTATCGAAGGCGAGCAATCTCCCTGGCGAACGGTTACAGAAAGTCCTCGCAGCGGCAGGAGTAGCGAGCCGCCGAGAGTCAGAAACGCTCATCACCGAAGGTCGCGTTCAAGTCGACGGTGAAGTCGTCAGCGAGCTTGGAACCCGCGTTGAGCAGGACCAAGAAATCCGCGTCGACGGCGAAATCATCACTCAAGCGAAGCGAGTCTACTACGCGGTCCACAAGCCGCCAGGCGTCGTGAGCACTGCCAGTGATCCTTCGGGTCGTCCCAGGGTGATCGACCTCATACCGCCTGAAGTTGGACGCGTGTTCAACGTCGGACGGCTCGATATGGCCAGCGAGGGGCTGATTCTGCTTACCAATGATGGCGAACTGGCAAACCAACTCACGCACCCGCGGCACGGGGTAGAAAAAACCTACGAGGTCCAAGTCGCAGGCAACTGCGATCCGGAAGTCCTCCGACAGCTTCGCAAGGGCGTTTACCTTGCGGAAGGTTTCGCCAAGGTTGTGAACGTGAAGATCAAGTCCCGTCGGAAACAATCGACAGTACTCGAAATGGTTCTCGACGAAGGCCGCAACCGAGAGATTCGCCGCTTGTTTGCGCGCGTTGGGCACAAGGTCCAGAAGCTCACGCGAGTTGCCGTGGGGCCAGTCCGCTTAGGCGACCTGCCTCGCGGTGCCTATCGAGAGCTCACTTCGCAGGAAGTCAAAAAGCTCCGCGGTGCTGTGGACGCGCCCAAACGAGATCGTTCGAATTCCGAGCCTGCGGGCGTCGCTACTCAGCGAAAGAAGCCGTCAACACAGAAGAAAAAATCAGCCCCGAAAAGCAAAATTCGCAGCAAGACGCCTACGAAGGCGAACTCTAGGAAACGCAAGCCGGGAAATAAACCTGGAAACCGAGGCTCTCGTTGA
- a CDS encoding dihydroorotate dehydrogenase electron transfer subunit, protein MTSPFPTDCQDHALSATFYADTAKQRDVMIAGNTPLARDTYRLRLASPDLGSMIKPGQFVMIRLKGTDNPLLARPFALYDTWCDDSGMPIGFDIGYLVVGKMTQKLKTLRTGDMVEVWGPLGNGFQPRKAEHLIMVAGGIGQTPFLALGREALGGRRYGRNSREVSSVDRVTLCYGVRSKAFAAGLDDFRSAGVTVRLSTDDGSEGHHGYVTDLLKEVLSIESQQSRIVCCGPEPMMAAVANIAREHEVPCEVSLETPMACGIGICFSCVTKVRQEEFAEGEPEWDYKRTCVDGPVFDAKKIVF, encoded by the coding sequence ATGACCAGCCCTTTTCCGACCGATTGCCAAGATCACGCTCTCTCGGCCACATTTTATGCCGATACAGCGAAGCAGCGTGACGTGATGATCGCAGGCAATACGCCGCTGGCTCGCGATACTTATCGTCTTCGGCTCGCTTCACCAGACCTCGGCTCGATGATTAAGCCCGGTCAGTTTGTGATGATTCGCCTAAAAGGAACAGATAATCCGCTGCTGGCGAGGCCGTTCGCCCTCTACGACACTTGGTGTGACGATTCTGGGATGCCAATTGGTTTCGACATTGGCTATTTGGTTGTCGGTAAAATGACCCAGAAGCTCAAAACTCTACGTACCGGAGATATGGTGGAAGTCTGGGGGCCGCTAGGGAATGGCTTCCAGCCGCGGAAAGCGGAACACCTGATCATGGTCGCTGGCGGGATTGGGCAAACGCCATTTCTTGCTTTAGGTCGGGAGGCCCTCGGGGGACGTCGCTATGGACGAAACTCACGTGAGGTGTCCTCCGTCGATCGTGTGACGCTTTGCTATGGAGTGCGTAGCAAAGCGTTCGCCGCTGGGTTGGATGATTTTCGATCCGCCGGAGTCACGGTCCGCTTGAGTACCGACGATGGCTCTGAGGGCCACCACGGTTACGTTACCGACCTATTGAAAGAGGTGCTGAGCATCGAGTCTCAGCAGAGTCGAATCGTTTGCTGCGGCCCTGAGCCGATGATGGCAGCAGTCGCAAACATTGCCCGAGAACATGAGGTTCCGTGTGAAGTCTCTCTTGAAACGCCCATGGCCTGCGGCATTGGGATCTGCTTTAGCTGCGTGACCAAGGTTCGACAAGAGGAGTTCGCCGAGGGTGAGCCCGAATGGGACTACAAGAGAACGTGCGTCGATGGGCCGGTATTCGACGCGAAGAAGATCGTATTCTAA
- the rpsT gene encoding 30S ribosomal protein S20, which translates to MPNSANAKKTLRQSQDRRQANRAVKSALRTQIRKVRKAIAAEDVETSEAEFKLAVKKLDKAASKNIIHPNAAARTKSRLSKAIKEAKS; encoded by the coding sequence ATGCCCAATTCCGCCAATGCTAAGAAGACGCTTCGTCAGAGCCAAGATCGTCGCCAAGCGAACCGAGCTGTGAAATCGGCCCTTCGTACGCAGATTCGCAAAGTCCGCAAAGCGATCGCCGCTGAGGACGTTGAGACTTCCGAAGCGGAGTTCAAGCTGGCGGTTAAGAAACTCGACAAGGCAGCTTCGAAGAACATCATTCACCCCAACGCCGCTGCTCGCACCAAGAGCCGCCTGTCGAAGGCGATTAAAGAAGCGAAGTCGTAG
- a CDS encoding tetratricopeptide repeat protein, with translation MTTEPENRVGAPTAAKPLSAAARHRLQKVFEHGGRCVAKKDYDYANQLYAQCVVEDPASITYLQAFLDNLEQKHAEKKPGKIAGLKIKSHRSALTKAAAKGDWPAAFTAGCQALALSPYDATTLIALADACQELGIDECQLYYLKWALRSDAKNPTVNRRAALQLARMGQFDQAIACWQRVAEAKPDDEEARQAIARLSVEKTIHVGGYDSKDLSNEEPADGEKSFNVSRLAKQEVDPDEGVPLEERLQNAIAADPTDIEAYVSLADLYLQKNQLDEAEDILSRANQAAGGGNLTVTERSEDVQLRRARRQVEVAEKQAAEQPSEETSRLLTQLRQQANQTELEVYAARSDRQPGSTRLKFELGVRLKKAGKIREAIPVLQAARGDSRQKTTVLLGLGECFQKIEQYKLALSNYEQAVVSAGEDSGESAPETLKLALYRAGVLATGMRELDRAERHLTDLAGIDFGYRDVAERLDKIASLRDSS, from the coding sequence GTGACTACTGAACCCGAAAATAGAGTTGGGGCTCCAACCGCGGCAAAGCCCCTCTCAGCGGCAGCGAGGCATCGCTTGCAGAAGGTCTTCGAGCACGGTGGTCGGTGTGTTGCGAAAAAGGATTACGACTACGCTAACCAATTGTATGCTCAATGTGTCGTCGAAGATCCTGCCAGTATCACCTATTTGCAAGCCTTTCTGGATAACCTCGAGCAGAAGCACGCCGAGAAAAAGCCGGGTAAGATTGCCGGTCTGAAGATCAAGAGTCACCGTAGCGCGCTCACCAAAGCGGCCGCGAAAGGCGATTGGCCAGCGGCATTCACCGCCGGTTGCCAAGCTTTGGCACTCAGTCCCTATGATGCTACCACGCTCATCGCTTTAGCGGACGCCTGTCAGGAATTGGGGATCGATGAGTGTCAACTCTATTACCTAAAGTGGGCTTTGCGAAGCGATGCCAAGAACCCCACGGTGAATCGGCGGGCGGCGCTGCAGCTTGCTCGGATGGGGCAGTTTGATCAGGCGATTGCTTGCTGGCAGCGTGTTGCTGAGGCGAAGCCAGATGATGAAGAAGCACGCCAAGCGATTGCCCGCTTGTCCGTGGAAAAGACAATCCACGTCGGCGGTTACGATTCGAAGGATCTGAGCAACGAGGAGCCAGCCGACGGGGAAAAGTCCTTCAATGTCTCGCGACTCGCCAAGCAGGAGGTTGATCCTGATGAAGGGGTTCCACTCGAGGAGCGACTTCAAAACGCCATCGCGGCTGACCCAACCGACATCGAAGCGTACGTTAGCCTGGCTGACCTTTATCTCCAGAAGAATCAGTTGGACGAGGCGGAGGATATCCTGTCGCGAGCAAATCAAGCCGCTGGAGGGGGCAACCTGACAGTTACTGAGCGCAGCGAGGACGTCCAACTGCGACGAGCACGCCGCCAGGTGGAAGTTGCTGAAAAGCAAGCCGCGGAGCAACCAAGCGAGGAGACGAGCCGTTTGCTCACTCAACTCCGTCAGCAAGCCAACCAGACGGAGCTCGAGGTTTATGCGGCTCGTAGCGACCGTCAGCCGGGCAGTACGCGGCTAAAGTTTGAGCTTGGCGTCAGACTCAAGAAGGCCGGGAAAATCCGCGAAGCGATCCCGGTTCTGCAAGCTGCCCGTGGCGATTCCCGACAGAAAACGACCGTGTTATTGGGGCTTGGCGAGTGCTTCCAGAAAATCGAGCAATACAAGCTGGCCCTCTCCAATTATGAGCAAGCAGTCGTGTCAGCCGGCGAGGATTCAGGCGAATCGGCCCCAGAAACGCTAAAACTAGCCCTTTATCGCGCAGGCGTACTGGCGACCGGTATGCGGGAACTCGACCGAGCCGAGAGGCACCTGACGGATCTGGCGGGAATTGATTTTGGCTACCGCGATGTGGCCGAGCGACTAGACAAGATCGCCTCATTACGCGATAGTAGTTGA
- the cobA gene encoding uroporphyrinogen-III C-methyltransferase: MSNPRGKVFLVGAGPGDPGLLTLRGRDLLAIADVVLYDYLANPRLLQHASDDAELLCLGRHGQAQGKGRLIAQEEVHRLMISAAQAGKKVVRLKGGDPCVFGRLGEEVTALEQAEVDYEIVPGVTAALAASSYSGVPLTHRDHASCVAFITGRECSDKSGGKLDMAGLAQFPGTLVFYMGVTTAPDWAAELITHGKPESTPVAIIRHASLPTQTTAVTTLGEVPTVLAPGKLRPPAIIVVGDSVAAKSNIQWFTSRPLFGRRILVTRPEHQAAELIESLEELGATVLLQPAIAIREVEDFTPLDDAISRLDEFHWLVFSSANGVHAFFKRLLSTEWDRQALARTRIAVIGPATAEALAEYHLKSDIQPKEYRAEALAEELVNDAGGTAGKRYLLLRASRGREVLATTLLASRAKVEQVVVYRSEDVEVPDPEVATALEQGEIDWITVTSSAIARSLVAMFGHSLKKTKLAAISPLTAGVLSEAGYEAEIIAEDYTSEGLVEAILKSGSPKR, encoded by the coding sequence ATGTCGAACCCACGCGGCAAAGTCTTTCTGGTAGGTGCTGGCCCCGGCGACCCTGGGTTGCTCACGCTGCGCGGACGAGATTTGCTGGCGATCGCTGATGTCGTATTGTACGACTATCTAGCGAACCCCCGCCTGCTACAACACGCGAGCGACGATGCTGAACTCTTATGCTTAGGCCGCCACGGACAGGCTCAAGGCAAAGGGCGGCTTATCGCTCAAGAGGAAGTCCACCGCCTGATGATTTCAGCAGCGCAAGCAGGAAAAAAAGTGGTTCGACTGAAGGGAGGCGATCCGTGCGTCTTCGGAAGACTTGGCGAAGAAGTTACCGCCCTTGAGCAGGCCGAAGTCGACTATGAGATTGTCCCCGGCGTGACTGCTGCGTTGGCAGCGAGTAGTTACAGCGGCGTTCCCTTGACGCATCGTGACCACGCTTCTTGCGTCGCTTTCATCACCGGACGAGAATGCTCGGACAAGTCGGGGGGAAAACTCGACATGGCAGGGCTTGCTCAGTTCCCTGGAACGCTGGTCTTCTACATGGGCGTCACCACGGCCCCCGACTGGGCTGCCGAACTGATCACGCACGGGAAACCGGAATCCACACCCGTCGCGATCATCCGCCATGCTTCGCTGCCAACACAGACGACAGCCGTCACGACGCTGGGTGAAGTTCCAACGGTCCTGGCACCGGGGAAACTACGCCCGCCCGCGATCATCGTCGTCGGCGACTCGGTCGCTGCGAAGTCGAACATCCAGTGGTTCACTTCCCGACCATTGTTTGGACGACGCATCTTGGTGACTCGGCCGGAACATCAGGCGGCAGAACTAATTGAATCGCTGGAAGAATTAGGCGCGACAGTTCTCCTACAGCCGGCGATCGCGATTCGCGAAGTGGAAGATTTTACTCCCTTGGATGACGCTATCTCAAGATTAGACGAGTTTCATTGGCTTGTATTCTCAAGTGCTAACGGTGTCCACGCGTTCTTCAAGCGTTTGCTTTCAACGGAATGGGATAGACAAGCTCTCGCTAGGACACGAATCGCAGTCATCGGCCCCGCGACAGCAGAAGCACTCGCTGAGTATCACCTGAAGAGTGATATCCAACCCAAAGAGTACCGTGCTGAGGCGCTTGCTGAAGAACTGGTCAACGATGCCGGCGGCACCGCCGGGAAGCGGTATCTCCTCCTACGAGCAAGTCGCGGTCGTGAAGTCCTTGCCACCACGCTGCTAGCCTCCCGGGCAAAAGTCGAGCAAGTAGTCGTCTATCGCAGTGAGGATGTTGAAGTCCCAGATCCAGAGGTCGCCACTGCTCTTGAGCAAGGCGAAATCGATTGGATCACCGTCACCAGCTCAGCGATTGCACGTTCGCTTGTCGCAATGTTCGGTCACAGCCTTAAAAAGACTAAGTTGGCAGCGATCAGCCCGCTTACTGCTGGTGTTCTGAGCGAAGCAGGTTATGAGGCCGAGATTATCGCCGAAGATTACACGAGCGAAGGGCTCGTGGAAGCGATTCTCAAGTCTGGCAGCCCCAAGCGTTAG
- a CDS encoding importin-beta N-terminal domain-containing protein has product MDTNSRTANSPNWLRWGQPVAEPESTRDENSSDGPSKNRLERIDSPLPAEDRNQLRDRLLKMIVSTEQARKTHSSPR; this is encoded by the coding sequence ATGGATACGAACTCCCGAACTGCCAATTCTCCCAACTGGCTGCGATGGGGCCAGCCGGTCGCCGAGCCTGAATCGACTCGCGATGAAAACTCGTCTGACGGCCCATCCAAGAACCGACTCGAACGAATTGATTCACCTCTCCCGGCAGAAGATCGCAATCAACTTCGAGACCGTCTTCTCAAGATGATCGTTAGCACTGAACAAGCTCGCAAGACACACAGCTCGCCCCGTTGA
- a CDS encoding serine protease, with the protein MALLAAIRRLRFVLIVAAFVVTAKTQAVGQSASHQSQRPHPAVARIIVPEGEATSFGSGTLVDLRDDYGLVITNWHVVRDAQGPIEVLFPDGYHSKARALKIDSDWDLAALVIWRPQAKPVRLAQQAPQPGDPLTICGYGHGIYRSATGRCTQYYAPDVNLPRHMVELDVQARQGDSGGPIFNEQGELAGVLFGAGQGTTLGSFGGRVGQFLATLAPDIGYGDDRSVGLAKLADASDAAANTNRSAKESSSLAKTKSAEPKYEKTASASLEPVTTEGADQTPAQLGETPWNTSDEKVAALWNRQQPAPSEANATQARPRIRRSGWFDEAKTLLAAIGVIAIVAQALRAAK; encoded by the coding sequence TTGGCACTCTTGGCTGCGATTCGTCGCCTTCGTTTCGTTTTGATCGTAGCTGCCTTTGTGGTGACGGCGAAGACGCAAGCGGTGGGGCAAAGTGCTTCGCATCAAAGTCAGCGGCCCCACCCAGCGGTGGCTCGGATCATTGTTCCTGAAGGCGAGGCGACTTCTTTTGGCAGTGGAACGTTGGTCGATCTTCGCGATGACTACGGGCTTGTCATTACCAACTGGCACGTTGTTCGTGATGCCCAGGGACCGATCGAAGTTCTCTTCCCAGATGGCTACCACTCAAAGGCCCGCGCACTGAAGATCGACTCCGATTGGGACCTCGCAGCGTTGGTCATCTGGCGACCTCAAGCAAAGCCGGTCCGTCTAGCTCAGCAGGCACCGCAACCTGGCGATCCGCTGACGATCTGCGGCTACGGACATGGCATTTACCGCTCAGCCACGGGACGGTGTACTCAGTACTACGCTCCCGACGTGAATCTTCCGCGGCACATGGTTGAGCTCGACGTGCAAGCGCGTCAGGGCGATTCGGGCGGACCGATTTTCAACGAGCAGGGCGAACTCGCTGGCGTGCTGTTTGGGGCAGGGCAGGGCACGACGCTGGGGAGCTTCGGGGGTCGAGTCGGCCAGTTCCTGGCAACGCTCGCTCCCGACATCGGCTACGGCGACGATCGATCCGTTGGCCTCGCCAAGCTCGCCGATGCGTCGGATGCTGCTGCAAACACGAATCGAAGTGCCAAAGAGTCGTCGTCCTTAGCGAAGACGAAGAGTGCAGAACCCAAGTATGAGAAGACGGCAAGTGCTTCTTTGGAACCCGTCACCACGGAAGGAGCCGATCAGACACCTGCTCAGTTAGGTGAAACTCCGTGGAATACTTCCGATGAGAAGGTCGCCGCTCTCTGGAACAGACAGCAGCCTGCACCTAGTGAAGCGAATGCTACGCAAGCTCGTCCGCGAATTCGTCGCTCTGGCTGGTTCGACGAGGCAAAGACACTTTTGGCAGCAATCGGTGTGATCGCGATTGTCGCTCAAGCGTTGCGGGCTGCGAAATAG
- the coaD gene encoding pantetheine-phosphate adenylyltransferase, whose amino-acid sequence MSRRAVYTGSFDPITLGHLNVIERSSRLVDELIVGVGINIDKQSLFTPEERVELIQKACSHIENVRVETFTGLAVSFVRECEAVVIIRGVRSLTDMETEFTMTLANRKLDPGIETVFLMADDEFSHVSSSLIKQITNLAGDEELARFVPEVVVQPLRKKLG is encoded by the coding sequence ATGTCCCGCCGTGCTGTTTACACTGGTTCTTTCGACCCCATCACGCTTGGTCACCTGAATGTGATCGAGCGGAGCAGCCGCCTTGTTGATGAGCTAATCGTTGGCGTGGGCATCAACATCGATAAGCAATCGTTGTTCACTCCCGAAGAGCGCGTCGAACTGATTCAGAAGGCTTGCAGCCACATCGAAAACGTCCGTGTCGAGACGTTTACAGGACTTGCCGTCTCGTTCGTCCGAGAATGCGAGGCCGTCGTCATTATCCGGGGTGTCCGTTCGCTGACCGATATGGAAACGGAGTTCACAATGACTCTCGCCAATCGCAAACTCGACCCGGGCATCGAGACGGTGTTCCTCATGGCCGACGATGAGTTTTCGCACGTCTCAAGTTCGCTGATCAAGCAAATCACCAATCTTGCTGGCGATGAGGAACTGGCCCGCTTTGTACCAGAGGTTGTCGTGCAACCGTTGCGCAAAAAGCTCGGCTAG
- a CDS encoding aminotransferase class V-fold PLP-dependent enzyme, with translation MSLSPEITTARQQLRDQMPVTEKWAYMDHAAVSPLPRPTSEAIGKWLQQATEEGDTVWLDWSAQVQQARKEAAKLINAKTEEIALITSTTAGINIVAEGLDWNPGDNLVTLDDEFPSNLYPWMHLADRGVETRQVPTNNGRVNYEKLAEYFDERTRLITVSWVGYKNGVRRDLETISRIAREKNALLFVDAIQGIGAFPLDVRKTPIDFLAADGHKWQLGPEGAGFAYIRNDRLPLLRATGVGWNSVVNAADFANVQLELKPNAARYEGGSQNMAGLIGLSKSLMLLNEIGVERISESILEITDDACEALKTKGAELHTPREGENRSGIISFSLPGIDPVEFRKHCLKNGVALACRSGRLRISLHGYNDEQDVEKLMRAIENF, from the coding sequence ATGAGCCTAAGCCCAGAGATCACCACAGCCCGCCAGCAACTTCGCGACCAGATGCCCGTGACGGAAAAGTGGGCTTATATGGATCACGCGGCTGTGAGCCCGCTGCCCCGACCGACTTCCGAGGCAATCGGAAAGTGGCTGCAGCAAGCAACCGAGGAGGGGGACACCGTCTGGCTCGACTGGTCGGCCCAAGTCCAGCAGGCTCGCAAAGAAGCGGCTAAGCTGATCAATGCGAAGACCGAAGAGATTGCCCTGATCACCAGCACGACCGCAGGCATCAACATTGTTGCTGAGGGGCTCGACTGGAACCCAGGAGACAATCTGGTGACGCTCGACGATGAGTTTCCTTCGAACCTTTACCCTTGGATGCACTTGGCGGATCGCGGAGTCGAGACCCGCCAGGTGCCAACCAACAATGGCCGCGTCAATTACGAAAAGCTGGCCGAATACTTTGATGAGAGAACTCGACTGATCACGGTCAGTTGGGTCGGGTATAAAAACGGCGTCCGTCGCGATCTGGAGACGATCAGCCGGATCGCTCGTGAGAAGAACGCGCTGCTGTTTGTCGATGCCATCCAAGGCATCGGTGCCTTTCCTCTGGATGTGCGTAAGACGCCGATCGACTTTTTGGCCGCCGATGGTCATAAGTGGCAGCTTGGACCCGAGGGCGCTGGCTTTGCCTACATTCGAAACGACCGTTTGCCTTTGCTGCGGGCGACCGGCGTTGGCTGGAACAGTGTGGTCAACGCGGCTGACTTCGCGAATGTCCAACTCGAGTTGAAGCCAAACGCAGCACGTTACGAAGGAGGCTCGCAGAATATGGCGGGGCTGATTGGGCTGTCCAAGAGCCTAATGCTTCTAAATGAAATCGGTGTTGAGCGAATTTCCGAGTCGATCCTAGAAATCACCGACGATGCGTGTGAGGCCCTCAAGACAAAAGGTGCGGAACTTCATACGCCTCGCGAGGGTGAGAATCGCTCGGGAATCATTTCCTTCTCTCTTCCTGGCATCGACCCAGTCGAGTTCCGCAAGCATTGTTTGAAGAATGGCGTAGCACTGGCGTGTCGCTCAGGGCGGCTAAGGATAAGCTTGCATGGGTACAATGATGAGCAGGATGTCGAGAAGTTGATGCGTGCTATTGAGAACTTCTGA